A window of Juglans regia cultivar Chandler chromosome 7, Walnut 2.0, whole genome shotgun sequence contains these coding sequences:
- the LOC108979343 gene encoding uncharacterized protein LOC108979343 — protein sequence MDSLLALKIRKFADLVDRTVILEENLRVRTREFNEKKRQFQAFEQNKGKRPIYSQAPKPLQMVKAPQRGTMTPRLACQTCGKPHAGKCLMGTNTCFKCGNAGHVVWDCPTLTAPNVQTPNPGQKNLVSARVFALTMDDVDASFDVVTSILILFSHRALVLFDSGATHIHLYPVDMFV from the coding sequence ATGGACTCTCTCCTTGcattgaaaataagaaaattcgCCGACCTAGTGGATCGAACTGTGATTCTAGAGGAAAATCTACGCGTTCGAACGAGAGAGTttaatgagaagaaaaggcaatTTCAAGCCTTTGAGCAGAATAAAGGCAAGAGGCCGATTTATAGCCAAGCGCCCAAGCCTCTTCAGATGGTCAAGGCCCCTCAGCGCGGTACAATGACACCTCGCCTTGCGTGCCAAACATGTGGCAAGCCCCATGCTGGAAAATGCCTGATGGGAACCAACACCTGCTTTAAGTGCGGTAACGCAGGCCATGTAGTATGGGATTGCCCAACTCTCACGGCTCCTAATGTGCAGACACCTAATCCAGGGCAGAAGAATTTAGTATCAGCCCGAGTATTCGCTCTTACCATGGATGATGTTGATGCCTCCTTTGATGTGGTGACAAGTATTCTTATCCTGTTTTCACATCGTGCATTAGTACTATTCGATTCTGGTGCTACGCATATTCATTTATATCCCGTAGATATGTTTGTTTGA